The Pseudomonas berkeleyensis genome includes a region encoding these proteins:
- a CDS encoding LysR family transcriptional regulator, with the protein MHFDLADLRLFIHIAESPSLTQGARKAFLSPAAASARIKALESQLGSRLLYRDSRGVELTPAGQRLLQHARLIMRQVDYLKSEFTEYGTDAAGHMRIFANTTAVTEFLPEVLAGFLAERPGVTVDLQERLSRDIVRGVLDGAADLGIIAGPVQAPGLQVLHFSTDRLVLAVPLGHALAHHKSVSFADTLAYQHIGLHEGSTLLSFLREQVEKLGGSLALRIQVSSFEAICRMVEAGVGIGIIPESSALRHSRTMQLATLQLDEAWAVRERSMLVRELDALPGSVRALIERLNQGV; encoded by the coding sequence ATGCACTTCGATCTTGCCGACCTGCGCCTGTTCATCCATATCGCCGAGTCGCCCAGCCTGACTCAAGGTGCACGCAAGGCGTTCCTCTCACCGGCCGCCGCCAGCGCACGGATCAAGGCACTGGAAAGCCAGCTCGGCAGTCGTCTGTTGTATCGCGACAGTCGCGGTGTCGAGCTGACGCCGGCCGGCCAGCGCCTGCTGCAACATGCACGGCTGATCATGCGCCAGGTGGACTACCTGAAAAGCGAATTCACCGAATACGGCACCGATGCCGCCGGGCATATGCGCATCTTCGCCAACACCACGGCGGTGACCGAATTCCTCCCCGAGGTGCTGGCCGGCTTTCTCGCCGAACGCCCCGGCGTCACCGTCGACCTGCAGGAGCGCCTCAGCCGCGACATCGTGCGTGGCGTACTCGATGGTGCAGCAGATCTCGGCATCATCGCCGGCCCGGTGCAGGCGCCCGGCCTGCAAGTGCTGCACTTCAGCACCGACCGCCTGGTGCTGGCCGTGCCACTGGGCCATGCGCTGGCGCATCACAAGTCGGTGAGTTTCGCCGACACCCTCGCCTATCAGCATATCGGCCTGCACGAAGGCAGCACCCTGCTGAGCTTTTTGCGCGAACAGGTGGAAAAGCTCGGTGGCAGCCTGGCGCTGAGAATTCAGGTTTCAAGCTTCGAGGCGATCTGCCGGATGGTCGAGGCCGGTGTGGGCATCGGCATCATTCCCGAGTCATCGGCATTGCGGCACAGCCGCACCATGCAACTGGCGACCCTGCAACTGGACGAAGCCTGGGCGGTGCGCGAACGCAGCATGCTGGTGCGTGAACTGGACGCGCTGCCAGGTAGCGTGCGCGCGCTGATCGAGCGGCTGAACCAGGGCGTCTAG
- a CDS encoding sigma-54-dependent transcriptional regulator: MRIKIHCQNRVGILRDILELLVDYGINVARGEVGGEQGNAIYLHCPNLINLQFQALRPKLEAIAGVFGVKRVGLMPSERRHLELNALLGALDFPVLSIDMGGSIVAANRSAAQLLGVRVDEVPGIPLSRYAEEFDLPELVRANKARINGLRVQIKGDVFLADIAPLQSEHDESEALAGAVLTLHRADRVGERIYHVRKQELRGFDSIFQSSKVMAAVVREARRMAPLDAPLLIEGETGTGKELLARACHLASPRGQSPFMALNCAGLPESMAETELFGYGPGAFEGARPEGKLGLLELTAGGTLFLDGVGEMSPRMQAKLLRFLQDGCFRRVGSDEEVYLDVRVICATQVDLSELCARGEFRQDLYHRLNVLSLHIPPLRECLDGLAPLVDHFLDSASRQIGCSLPKLAPQAFERMAHYHWPGNVRQLENVLFQAVSLCDGGTVKVEHIRLPDYGAPQPLGEFSVEGSLDDILGRFEKAVLERLYHEHPSSRQLGKRLGVSHTTIANKLRQHGLGKE; encoded by the coding sequence ATGCGTATCAAGATCCACTGCCAGAACCGTGTCGGCATCCTGCGCGACATCCTCGAACTGCTGGTCGACTACGGCATCAACGTGGCACGCGGCGAAGTCGGGGGCGAGCAGGGCAACGCCATCTACCTGCATTGCCCGAACCTGATCAACCTGCAGTTCCAGGCGCTGCGCCCGAAGCTGGAGGCCATTGCCGGGGTGTTTGGCGTCAAACGTGTTGGCCTGATGCCCAGCGAGCGCCGTCACCTAGAGCTCAATGCTTTGCTCGGCGCCCTGGATTTCCCGGTGCTGTCCATCGACATGGGCGGTTCCATCGTCGCGGCCAATCGCAGTGCTGCGCAGTTGCTCGGCGTGCGTGTTGACGAGGTGCCGGGAATTCCGCTCTCGCGCTACGCCGAGGAATTCGACCTGCCCGAGCTGGTGCGGGCCAACAAGGCGCGGATCAACGGCTTGCGCGTGCAGATCAAGGGCGACGTGTTTCTTGCCGATATCGCACCGCTGCAAAGTGAGCATGACGAGAGCGAGGCACTGGCTGGTGCGGTGCTCACCCTGCACCGGGCTGATCGTGTCGGTGAGCGCATCTACCACGTGCGCAAGCAGGAGCTGCGCGGTTTCGATTCGATCTTCCAGAGCTCCAAGGTGATGGCCGCGGTGGTGCGTGAGGCGCGGCGCATGGCGCCGCTGGATGCACCGCTGTTGATCGAGGGCGAAACCGGTACGGGCAAGGAGCTGCTGGCGCGCGCCTGCCACCTGGCCAGCCCGCGTGGGCAATCACCGTTCATGGCGCTCAACTGTGCCGGCCTGCCGGAGTCGATGGCCGAGACCGAGCTGTTCGGCTACGGCCCTGGGGCCTTCGAGGGCGCGCGTCCGGAAGGCAAGCTCGGCCTGTTGGAGCTGACCGCAGGCGGCACGCTGTTTCTCGATGGCGTCGGTGAGATGAGCCCGCGCATGCAGGCCAAGCTGCTGCGTTTTCTGCAGGATGGTTGCTTCCGCCGCGTGGGCAGCGACGAGGAGGTGTACCTGGACGTGCGAGTGATCTGCGCCACCCAGGTGGACTTGTCCGAACTGTGCGCACGTGGCGAATTTCGCCAGGATCTCTACCACCGTCTCAACGTGCTCAGCCTGCATATCCCGCCGTTGCGCGAATGCCTCGATGGCCTGGCGCCGCTGGTCGATCACTTCCTTGATTCGGCCAGCCGGCAGATCGGTTGCAGTCTGCCGAAGCTGGCGCCGCAGGCCTTCGAACGCATGGCGCATTACCACTGGCCGGGCAATGTGCGGCAACTGGAGAACGTGCTGTTCCAGGCCGTATCGCTGTGCGACGGCGGTACGGTGAAGGTCGAGCATATTCGCCTGCCGGATTACGGCGCACCGCAGCCTCTGGGTGAATTCTCGGTGGAAGGCAGCCTCGACGATATTCTCGGGCGCTTCGAAAAGGCTGTGCTGGAGCGCCTGTATCACGAGCACCCGAGCAGCCGCCAATTGGGCAAGCGGCTCGGGGTTTCCCATACCACCATCGCCAACAAGCTGCGTCAGCATGGGTTGGGCAAGGAATAG
- the phhA gene encoding phenylalanine 4-monooxygenase yields the protein MKSTQYLAREPDESGFIHYPDSEHQVWHTLITRQLEVIQGRACQEYLDGIEQLALPLERIPQLGEVNRVLEASTGWNVARVPALIPFQTFFELLASKRFPVATFIRTPEELDYLQEPDIFHELFGHCPLLTNPWFAEFTHTYGKLGLKASKEERVYLARLYWLTIEFGLVDTPTGRRIYGGGILSSPKETRYALSDVPEHQAFDPLEAMRTPYRIDILQPLYFVLPDLKRLFELAQEDIMALVQQARQMGLHAPKFPPKAA from the coding sequence ATGAAGAGCACGCAGTACCTGGCACGGGAACCGGATGAAAGCGGCTTTATCCACTATCCGGACAGTGAACATCAGGTCTGGCACACGCTGATCACCCGCCAGCTCGAGGTGATCCAGGGGCGTGCCTGCCAGGAGTACCTCGACGGTATCGAGCAGCTCGCCCTGCCCCTCGAGCGCATCCCGCAGCTTGGCGAAGTCAACCGCGTGCTCGAAGCCAGCACCGGCTGGAACGTCGCTCGGGTACCGGCGCTGATCCCCTTCCAGACCTTCTTCGAGCTGCTGGCCAGCAAGCGTTTTCCCGTGGCCACCTTCATCCGCACGCCCGAGGAACTGGACTACTTGCAAGAGCCAGACATCTTCCACGAGCTTTTCGGTCACTGCCCGCTGCTGACCAATCCCTGGTTCGCCGAATTCACCCACACCTACGGCAAGCTCGGCCTCAAGGCGAGCAAGGAAGAGCGCGTCTACCTGGCGCGGCTGTACTGGCTGACCATCGAGTTCGGCCTGGTCGACACGCCAACGGGTCGACGCATCTATGGCGGCGGCATCCTTTCCTCGCCGAAGGAAACCCGCTACGCACTGTCCGACGTGCCCGAGCACCAGGCCTTCGATCCGCTGGAGGCGATGCGTACGCCCTACCGCATCGATATCCTGCAACCTCTGTATTTCGTCCTGCCGGATCTCAAGCGTCTGTTCGAGCTGGCCCAGGAGGACATCATGGCGCTGGTACAACAGGCCAGACAGATGGGGCTGCATGCGCCTAAATTTCCACCGAAAGCCGCATAG
- a CDS encoding 4a-hydroxytetrahydrobiopterin dehydratase: MSLAQAQCEACRADAPHVSEEELAELIREIPDWNIEVRDDHMELERVYLFKNFRHALAFTNAVGAIAEEVGHHPALLTEWGKVTVTWWSHEMRGLHRNDFIMAARTDVLAANAEGRK; this comes from the coding sequence ATGAGCCTTGCCCAAGCCCAATGCGAAGCCTGCCGCGCCGACGCACCGCACGTCTCGGAAGAGGAACTTGCCGAACTGATTCGCGAGATTCCGGACTGGAACATCGAAGTGCGCGACGACCACATGGAACTGGAGCGGGTCTACCTGTTCAAGAATTTCCGCCACGCCCTGGCCTTCACCAACGCCGTGGGCGCCATCGCCGAGGAAGTCGGCCATCACCCGGCATTGCTCACCGAATGGGGCAAGGTCACCGTGACCTGGTGGAGCCATGAAATGCGCGGCCTGCACCGTAACGACTTCATCATGGCAGCCCGCACCGACGTGCTCGCCGCCAATGCCGAGGGGCGTAAGTAA
- a CDS encoding cold-shock protein, translating to MADRETGTVKWFNDSKGYGFIQRESGPDVFVHYRAIRGDGHRTLVEGQKVEYSVTQGQKGLQAEDVSAL from the coding sequence ATGGCAGATCGCGAGACGGGTACCGTCAAATGGTTCAATGATTCCAAGGGTTACGGGTTCATTCAGCGCGAAAGCGGCCCGGACGTATTCGTTCACTACCGCGCCATCCGCGGCGATGGTCACCGCACTCTGGTCGAAGGCCAGAAGGTCGAGTACAGCGTGACCCAGGGCCAGAAAGGACTGCAGGCGGAAGACGTTTCTGCACTCTGA
- a CDS encoding DUF4340 domain-containing protein translates to MGRKGLIALIVIVLLCVLGYLAVQQNQQQRTAQVERAPWLAAEQAYLSSLQALEIEQPGQPAVRIERRGDAWVVPAKADYPAAPQPLAELLRALREARTVEAKTTNAQWHGRLGLAESGKEGEQALRLKLQFEGHPDLNLRLGNPSLQGSGQLVRRAGEDQVWQIDQSLAPPVIELEWLDRRITDIPFTSVQRLALNYADGEKLTLSKADAQQYNFAVEQLASNQTLSFEGAANGMVTLFSNLLFADAAPLSQIGFKQAPMLKFQLSGFDGQSLAGALYKQGDQHWLVLGKHEGFKADEVIGHGDWAYRLDADQVQRLTKKLRDLLAKSG, encoded by the coding sequence ATGGGACGTAAAGGTCTGATCGCATTGATCGTTATCGTGCTGCTCTGCGTGCTCGGTTATCTGGCCGTGCAGCAGAACCAGCAGCAACGCACGGCGCAGGTCGAGCGGGCGCCCTGGTTGGCGGCCGAGCAGGCTTACCTGAGCAGTCTGCAAGCCCTCGAGATCGAGCAGCCTGGCCAGCCGGCGGTGCGTATCGAGCGTCGCGGCGATGCCTGGGTGGTGCCGGCCAAGGCGGACTATCCCGCAGCGCCGCAACCCTTGGCCGAGCTGCTGCGGGCACTGCGCGAGGCGCGGACGGTAGAGGCCAAGACGACCAACGCGCAGTGGCATGGGCGCCTGGGCCTGGCCGAAAGTGGCAAGGAGGGCGAGCAGGCGCTGCGATTGAAATTACAGTTCGAGGGGCACCCCGATCTGAATCTGCGCCTGGGCAATCCGTCTCTGCAGGGCAGTGGCCAACTGGTACGTCGTGCGGGGGAGGATCAGGTCTGGCAGATCGATCAGTCGCTCGCGCCCCCTGTGATCGAGTTGGAATGGCTGGATCGCCGGATCACGGATATTCCATTCACCAGCGTGCAACGCCTGGCGTTGAACTACGCCGACGGTGAGAAGCTGACACTGAGCAAGGCCGATGCCCAGCAATACAATTTTGCCGTCGAGCAATTGGCCAGTAACCAGACGCTGAGTTTCGAGGGCGCCGCCAATGGCATGGTCACGCTGTTTTCCAATCTGCTGTTTGCCGATGCCGCGCCGTTGTCGCAGATCGGTTTCAAACAGGCGCCGATGTTGAAATTCCAACTGAGCGGGTTCGATGGGCAGTCACTGGCGGGCGCCTTGTACAAGCAGGGTGATCAGCATTGGCTGGTGCTCGGCAAGCACGAAGGCTTCAAGGCTGATGAGGTGATTGGGCACGGTGACTGGGCCTATCGACTGGACGCAGATCAGGTTCAGCGGCTGACGAAGAAGTTGCGCGATCTACTGGCTAAAAGCGGGTAA
- a CDS encoding GldG family protein translates to MKKLIYSGAGLLLIAVAFVAFNLLAGLGLGGARLDLTEQKLYTISDGTKQILGELDEPINLYFFYSDKVAKDLPALRTYAQRVEEMLKAYQAQAGGKIRLHIIDPEPFSEDEDKAAEFGLQGIPLQQGGDSIYFGLAGTNALDDTQVIPFFALDQEEHLEYELSRLVQTLAQPQLPVVGVLSGLPMTGGFDMAARQPTPPWMVLEQVRQLFDIETLKADIDLIPDNISVLWLVHPKHLPEQALYAIDQFVLRGGKLMVFVDPYAEADTGDMPGEVAMDRASNIEPLFKAWGLRMVPDKVLGDGSYAMSVNMGQNQRPVRHAAWLSLPRKALDQTDIATAGLESITVATAGILEPVEGAKTRFTPLMQSSEYAMPFDAQRFAMLSNPEELIRELEPTGERYTIAARIDGPAQSAFPDGIEGRKDGLKQADNINVIAVADTDILSDRMWVQVQDFFGQRIPQPWADNGTFTINALDNLAGSEALISVRSRGRFSRPFVVVEALQRAAEQRFRDKEQALQARLAETEQQLAALQQSDDPSKALELTPEQQTALQRFIQQKLEIRKELRDVRYQLNADIEALGRTLKVINIALVPALLTLGVLALWLWRRRRVA, encoded by the coding sequence ATGAAAAAGCTGATCTATTCCGGCGCCGGGTTGCTGCTGATCGCGGTCGCCTTCGTCGCCTTCAACCTGCTGGCCGGCCTGGGTCTGGGCGGTGCCCGCCTGGATCTGACCGAGCAGAAGCTCTACACCATTTCCGACGGCACCAAGCAGATACTTGGCGAGCTGGACGAGCCGATCAATCTGTACTTCTTCTACTCGGACAAGGTGGCCAAGGATCTGCCGGCGCTGCGCACCTACGCCCAGCGCGTGGAAGAAATGCTCAAGGCCTACCAGGCGCAGGCCGGCGGCAAGATTCGCCTGCACATCATCGACCCCGAGCCGTTCTCCGAGGACGAGGACAAGGCCGCCGAGTTCGGCCTGCAGGGCATCCCGCTGCAACAGGGTGGTGATTCGATCTACTTCGGCCTGGCCGGCACCAACGCGCTGGACGACACCCAGGTGATCCCGTTCTTCGCCCTGGATCAGGAGGAGCATCTTGAATATGAGCTGAGCCGTCTGGTGCAGACCCTGGCTCAGCCGCAGTTGCCGGTGGTTGGCGTGCTCTCCGGGCTGCCCATGACCGGCGGCTTCGACATGGCCGCACGCCAACCGACGCCGCCGTGGATGGTGCTGGAGCAGGTGCGCCAGCTGTTCGATATCGAGACCCTCAAGGCCGACATCGACCTGATCCCCGACAACATCTCGGTGCTGTGGCTGGTGCATCCGAAGCATCTGCCCGAGCAGGCGTTGTACGCCATCGACCAGTTCGTGCTGCGCGGCGGCAAGCTGATGGTGTTCGTCGACCCTTACGCCGAGGCCGATACGGGTGATATGCCGGGCGAGGTGGCGATGGACAGAGCATCGAACATCGAGCCGCTGTTCAAGGCCTGGGGTTTGCGCATGGTGCCGGACAAGGTGCTGGGCGACGGCTCCTACGCGATGTCGGTGAACATGGGCCAGAACCAGCGCCCCGTGCGTCACGCCGCCTGGTTGAGCCTGCCGCGCAAGGCGCTGGATCAGACCGATATCGCCACCGCCGGGCTGGAGAGCATCACCGTCGCCACTGCCGGGATTCTCGAACCGGTGGAAGGCGCGAAGACGCGTTTCACGCCGCTGATGCAGAGCTCCGAATACGCCATGCCGTTCGATGCCCAGCGCTTCGCCATGCTGAGCAACCCGGAGGAGCTGATCCGCGAACTGGAGCCGACCGGCGAGCGCTACACCATTGCCGCACGTATCGACGGCCCGGCGCAGAGCGCCTTTCCCGATGGCATCGAAGGGCGCAAGGATGGGCTCAAGCAGGCTGACAACATCAACGTGATCGCCGTGGCCGACACCGATATCCTCAGCGACCGCATGTGGGTGCAGGTGCAGGATTTCTTCGGTCAGCGCATTCCGCAGCCCTGGGCCGACAATGGCACCTTCACCATCAATGCGCTGGATAATCTGGCCGGTTCCGAAGCACTCATCAGCGTGCGTTCGCGTGGCCGCTTCAGCCGTCCGTTCGTGGTGGTGGAAGCGTTGCAACGTGCTGCCGAGCAGCGTTTCCGTGACAAGGAGCAGGCGCTGCAGGCGCGCCTGGCAGAAACCGAGCAGCAACTGGCGGCACTGCAGCAGAGCGACGACCCCAGCAAGGCACTGGAGTTGACGCCGGAGCAGCAGACGGCACTGCAGCGTTTCATCCAGCAGAAGCTGGAGATACGCAAGGAGCTGCGCGATGTGCGTTACCAGCTCAATGCCGATATCGAGGCGCTGGGCCGCACGCTCAAGGTGATCAATATCGCCCTGGTGCCGGCGCTGCTGACCCTCGGTGTGCTGGCGCTGTGGCTATGGCGGCGTCGCCGCGTCGCTTAG
- a CDS encoding ABC transporter permease subunit → MTQLPVIFKRELASYFATPLAYVFIVIFLVLSGVFTFYLGGFFEGGQANLSAFFNFHPWLYLFLVPAIAMRLWAEERKSGSIELLMTLPITRFEAVTGKFLAAWVFAGIALLLTFPMIITVNYLGEPDNGAIVTGYIGSWLLAGAYLAIGSCMSALSKNQVIAFILAVSACFLFIVSGFPMVLDAFAWAPQWLVDAIASLSFLVRFDAISKGVIDLRDLLYFLSLIAAWLTATAVVIDLKKAD, encoded by the coding sequence ATGACCCAGTTGCCCGTGATCTTCAAACGTGAGCTGGCGAGCTACTTCGCCACGCCGCTGGCCTACGTGTTCATCGTGATCTTCCTGGTGCTGTCCGGGGTGTTCACCTTCTACCTGGGCGGCTTCTTCGAAGGCGGCCAGGCCAACCTCTCGGCCTTCTTCAACTTCCACCCCTGGCTGTACCTGTTCCTGGTGCCGGCCATCGCCATGCGCCTGTGGGCCGAGGAGCGCAAGTCCGGTTCCATCGAGCTGCTGATGACCCTGCCGATCACCCGCTTCGAGGCGGTCACCGGCAAGTTCCTGGCGGCCTGGGTGTTCGCCGGCATTGCACTGCTGCTGACCTTCCCGATGATCATCACCGTCAACTACCTGGGCGAGCCGGACAACGGCGCCATCGTCACCGGTTACATCGGCAGCTGGTTGTTGGCGGGGGCTTATCTGGCCATCGGCTCGTGCATGTCGGCGCTGAGCAAGAACCAGGTGATCGCCTTCATCCTCGCGGTCAGTGCCTGCTTCCTGTTCATCGTCAGCGGTTTTCCGATGGTGCTCGACGCCTTTGCCTGGGCGCCGCAGTGGCTGGTGGATGCCATCGCTTCGCTGAGCTTCCTGGTGCGCTTCGATGCCATCAGCAAGGGCGTGATCGATTTGCGCGACCTGCTGTATTTCCTCTCGCTGATCGCTGCCTGGCTGACCGCCACTGCCGTGGTCATCGATCTGAAGAAAGCCGACTGA
- a CDS encoding ABC transporter ATP-binding protein has product MIEIRNLTKRFAQHTAVDDLSFQVQPGEVLGFLGPNGAGKSTTMKMLTGFLAPTSGTASILGCDIQTQTLKAQRQIGYLPEGAPCYGDMTVRGFLEFIAEVRGFRGAEKTLRVQRAVEQVELEKVLAQSIETLSKGFKRRVGLAQAILHDPRVLILDEPTDGLDPNQKHQVRQLIQGLAQDKIVIISTHILEEVTALCTRAVVIAQGRLLADGTPLELESRSRYHQAVTLVADEALDQAALAALPGVAGVEENTREHSLSVLAQAGEVIFPQVNALIAERGWKVRELNVERGRLDEVFRTLTRGEQP; this is encoded by the coding sequence ATGATCGAAATAAGAAACCTGACCAAGCGTTTTGCGCAGCACACGGCAGTCGATGATCTGTCGTTCCAAGTCCAGCCAGGGGAAGTGCTGGGCTTTCTCGGTCCCAACGGGGCCGGTAAATCCACCACCATGAAGATGCTCACCGGCTTTCTCGCACCGACTTCCGGCACGGCGAGCATTCTCGGTTGCGATATCCAGACCCAGACCCTCAAGGCCCAGCGGCAGATCGGTTATCTGCCGGAAGGTGCGCCGTGCTATGGCGACATGACGGTGCGTGGTTTCCTTGAGTTCATTGCCGAGGTTCGCGGCTTTCGCGGCGCCGAGAAGACGCTGCGCGTCCAGCGCGCGGTGGAGCAGGTGGAGCTGGAGAAGGTGCTGGCGCAGAGCATCGAAACGTTGTCCAAAGGCTTCAAGCGCCGTGTCGGTCTGGCCCAGGCGATTCTGCATGACCCGCGCGTGCTGATCCTCGACGAGCCCACCGACGGCCTCGACCCCAACCAGAAACATCAGGTGCGTCAGCTAATCCAGGGCCTGGCGCAGGACAAGATCGTGATCATTTCCACCCACATCCTCGAAGAGGTCACGGCGCTGTGCACCCGCGCCGTGGTGATTGCCCAGGGCCGCCTGCTGGCCGATGGCACGCCGCTGGAGCTGGAGAGCCGTTCGCGCTACCACCAGGCGGTGACGCTGGTGGCCGATGAAGCACTGGATCAGGCCGCCCTCGCGGCGCTGCCGGGTGTTGCCGGTGTCGAGGAAAACACCCGCGAGCACAGCCTGAGCGTGCTCGCGCAAGCGGGCGAGGTGATCTTCCCGCAGGTCAATGCGCTGATCGCCGAGCGTGGCTGGAAGGTGCGCGAACTCAATGTGGAGCGTGGCCGACTCGATGAAGTGTTCCGCACCCTGACCCGGGGAGAGCAGCCATGA
- a CDS encoding integron integrase, translating to MDDKPRLLDQMRDRIRLKHYSIRTERVYCEWVKRFIRFHRYRHPQDMGAAEVEAFLTDLAVRRDVSASTQNQALAALLFLYKEVLGLDLPWLADIVRAKKPQRLPVVLSVDEVRRVLSGLDGDIWLVCSLLYGTGMRLMEALRLRIKDVDFSRYEIIIRDGKGMKDRVTMLPQRLEQPLRNHLAVVKALHELELAQGRGDVWLPFALSRKYPNAPHELGWQYVFPAAGLSVDPRSGAVRRHHLDEKRVQRTLKRVAKATGIVKPISPHTLRHCFATHLLEAGQDIRTVQELLGHADIRTTQIYTHVLNRGGLAVLSPLDR from the coding sequence ATGGATGATAAGCCTCGTTTACTCGATCAGATGCGTGATCGAATTCGCCTCAAACACTACTCCATCCGTACCGAGCGAGTCTATTGCGAGTGGGTGAAGCGTTTCATTCGCTTTCATCGTTACAGACATCCCCAGGATATGGGCGCTGCGGAGGTTGAGGCCTTCCTGACTGATCTTGCTGTACGGCGGGATGTCTCGGCTTCTACTCAGAATCAGGCACTGGCGGCGCTATTGTTTCTTTACAAGGAAGTGCTGGGGCTGGATCTGCCTTGGTTAGCCGATATTGTTCGGGCGAAGAAGCCGCAACGGTTACCGGTGGTATTGTCTGTCGATGAGGTGCGTCGAGTGCTGAGTGGGCTGGATGGCGATATTTGGTTGGTGTGCAGTCTGCTGTATGGCACGGGGATGCGTTTGATGGAGGCACTGCGTTTGCGCATCAAGGATGTGGATTTCTCCCGATACGAAATCATCATTCGCGATGGTAAGGGTATGAAGGATCGCGTGACCATGCTGCCACAACGCTTGGAGCAACCGCTGCGCAATCACCTTGCGGTGGTGAAGGCGCTGCATGAGTTGGAGTTGGCGCAAGGGCGCGGCGATGTATGGTTGCCTTTTGCCTTGTCTCGCAAGTACCCCAATGCGCCCCATGAACTGGGCTGGCAGTATGTCTTCCCGGCAGCTGGGTTATCAGTTGATCCGCGCTCCGGAGCCGTGCGGCGTCATCATCTGGATGAGAAGCGTGTACAGCGCACTCTCAAACGAGTAGCCAAAGCGACCGGTATCGTAAAGCCCATTTCACCTCATACGTTGCGTCATTGTTTTGCGACGCATTTGTTGGAGGCCGGGCAGGATATTCGTACTGTTCAGGAACTGCTTGGTCATGCAGATATCAGAACCACGCAGATCTATACCCATGTTCTCAACCGAGGTGGCCTTGCGGTTCTCAGCCCCCTGGATCGCTGA